Proteins from one Streptococcus mitis B6 genomic window:
- a CDS encoding 2-C-methyl-D-erythritol 4-phosphate cytidylyltransferase translates to MIYAGILAGGTGTRMGISNLPKQFLELGDRPILIHTIEKFVLEPSIEKIVVGVHGDWVSHAEDLVDKYLPLHKDRIIITKGGADRNTSIEKIIEAIDAYRPLTPEDIVITHDSVRPFITLRMIQDNIQLAQNHDAVDTVVEAVDTIVESTNGQFITDIPNRAHLYQGQTPQTFRCKDFMDLYGSLSVEEKEILTDACKIFVIKGKDVALANGEYSNLKITTVTDLKIAKSMIEKD, encoded by the coding sequence ATGATTTATGCAGGAATTCTTGCTGGTGGAACTGGCACACGCATGGGGATCAGTAACTTGCCAAAACAATTTTTAGAGCTAGGTGATCGACCTATTTTGATTCATACAATTGAAAAATTTGTCTTGGAACCAAGTATTGAAAAAATTGTAGTTGGGGTTCATGGAGACTGGGTTTCTCATGCAGAGGATCTTGTAGATAAATATCTACCTCTTCATAAGGATCGTATTATCATTACAAAAGGTGGTGCTGACCGCAATACAAGTATTGAGAAAATCATTGAAGCCATTGATGCTTATCGTCCGCTTACTCCAGAGGATATCGTTATTACCCACGATTCTGTTCGCCCATTTATTACGCTTCGCATGATTCAGGACAATATCCAACTTGCTCAAAATCATGACGCAGTGGACACAGTGGTAGAAGCTGTTGATACTATCGTTGAAAGTACTAACGGTCAATTCATTACAGATATTCCAAATCGTGCTCACCTCTATCAAGGACAAACACCTCAAACATTCCGTTGCAAGGACTTCATGGATCTTTACGGCTCTCTCTCTGTTGAAGAGAAGGAAATCTTAACAGATGCATGTAAAATCTTCGTCATTAAAGGAAAAGATGTGGCCTTGGCTAATGGGGAATACTCAAACCTAAAAATCACAACAGTGACAGATTTGAAGATTGCAAAAAGTATGATTGAGAAAGACTAG
- the tacF gene encoding type IV teichoic acid flippase TacF, translated as MKSIKLNALSYMGIRVLNIIFPILTGTYVARVLDRTDYGYFNSVDTILSFFLPFATYGVYNYGLRAISNVKDNKKDLNRTFSSLFYLCIACTILTTAVYILAYPLFFTDNPIIKKVYLVMGIQLIAQIFSIEWVNEALENYSFLFYKTAFIRILMLVSIFLFVKNEHDIVVYTLVMSLSTLINYLISYFWIKRDIKLVKIHISDFKPLFLPLTAMLVFANANMLFTFLDRLFLVKTGIDVNVSYYTMAQRIVTVIAGVVTGAIGVSVPRLSYYLGKGDKEAYVALVNRGSRIFNFFIIPLSFGLMVLGPNAILLYGSEKYIGGGILTSLFAFRTIILALDTILGSQILFTNGYEKRITVYTVFAGLLNLGLNSLLFFNHIVAPEYYLLTTMLSEASLLVFYIIFIHRKQLIHLGHIFSYTVRYSLFSLSFVAIYFLINFVYPVDMVINLPFLINTGLIVLLSAISYISLLVFTKDSIFYEFLNHVLALKNKFKKS; from the coding sequence ATGAAAAGTATAAAATTAAATGCTCTATCTTACATGGGAATTCGTGTCTTGAATATTATTTTTCCCATCTTAACTGGAACCTATGTCGCGCGTGTCTTGGACCGAACTGACTATGGTTACTTCAACTCTGTCGACACAATTTTGTCATTTTTCTTACCCTTTGCAACTTATGGAGTCTATAACTACGGTTTACGGGCCATCAGTAATGTCAAGGATAACAAAAAAGATCTGAATAGAACCTTCTCTAGTCTTTTTTATTTGTGCATCGCTTGTACGATTTTGACCACCGCTGTCTATATCCTTGCCTATCCTCTCTTCTTTACAGATAATCCAATCATCAAAAAGGTCTACCTTGTCATGGGGATTCAACTCATTGCCCAGATTTTTTCAATTGAATGGGTCAATGAAGCTCTGGAAAATTACAGTTTTCTTTTTTACAAGACTGCCTTCATCCGTATACTGATGCTGGTCTCTATTTTCCTTTTTGTTAAAAATGAACACGATATTGTTGTCTATACACTTGTGATGAGTTTATCGACACTGATTAACTATCTGATTAGTTATTTTTGGATTAAAAGAGACATTAAGCTTGTTAAGATTCACATAAGTGATTTTAAACCGCTCTTTCTTCCTCTAACAGCCATGTTGGTCTTTGCCAATGCCAATATGCTCTTCACATTTTTGGACCGTCTCTTCCTCGTTAAAACAGGGATTGATGTCAACGTTAGTTACTATACCATGGCTCAGCGAATTGTGACCGTTATAGCTGGTGTTGTAACAGGAGCTATCGGAGTGAGTGTGCCCCGTCTCAGTTACTATCTAGGAAAAGGCGATAAGGAAGCTTATGTCGCCCTTGTTAACAGAGGAAGTCGAATCTTTAACTTCTTTATCATTCCACTCAGTTTCGGACTCATGGTTTTAGGACCAAATGCCATCCTCCTTTACGGTAGTGAAAAATATATTGGAGGCGGTATCTTAACCTCTCTCTTCGCTTTTCGGACGATTATCCTGGCCTTAGATACTATTCTTGGTTCCCAAATTCTCTTTACAAATGGCTATGAAAAACGTATCACAGTTTACACAGTCTTTGCTGGGCTACTCAATTTGGGCTTGAATAGTCTCCTCTTTTTCAACCATATCGTAGCTCCTGAATACTACTTACTGACAACTATGCTATCAGAGGCCTCTCTACTTGTTTTCTATATCATTTTCATCCATAGGAAACAACTCATCCACCTAGGACATATCTTTAGCTACACTGTTCGATACTCTCTCTTTTCACTTTCCTTTGTAGCAATTTATTTCCTGATTAATTTCGTGTATCCTGTGGATATGGTCATTAATTTGCCATTTTTGATTAATACTGGTTTGATTGTCTTGCTATCAGCTATCTCTTATATTAGTCTACTTGTCTTCACCAAAGATAGCATTTTCTATGAATTTTTAAACCATGTCCTAGCCTTAAAAAATAAATTCAAAAAATCTTAG
- a CDS encoding LicD family protein has protein sequence MKQLTIEDAKQIELEILDYIDTLCKKHNINYIINYGTLIGAVRHQGFIPWDDDIDLSMPREDYQRFINIFQKEKSKYKLLSLETDENYFNNFIKITDSTTKIIDTRNTKTYDSGVFIDIFPMDRFDDPKVIDTCYKLESFKLLSFSKHKNIVYKDSLLKDWIRTAFWLLLRPVSPRYFAHKIEKEIQKYSRENGQYMAFIPSKFKEKEVFPSGTFDKTIDLPFENLSLPAPEKFDTILTQFYGDYMTLPPEEKRFYSHEFHAYKLED, from the coding sequence ATGAAACAACTAACCATTGAAGATGCCAAACAGATTGAATTAGAAATTTTGGATTATATTGATACTCTCTGTAAAAAGCACAATATCAACTATATTATTAACTACGGGACTCTGATTGGGGCAGTTCGACATCAAGGCTTTATCCCTTGGGACGACGATATTGATTTGTCCATGCCTCGAGAAGATTACCAACGATTTATTAACATTTTTCAAAAAGAAAAAAGCAAGTATAAGCTCCTATCCTTAGAAACAGATGAGAACTACTTTAACAACTTTATCAAAATAACCGACAGTACAACTAAAATTATTGATACTCGGAATACAAAAACCTATGATTCTGGTGTTTTTATCGATATTTTCCCTATGGATCGCTTTGATGATCCTAAGGTCATTGATACTTGTTATAAACTGGAAAGTTTTAAACTTCTGTCTTTCAGTAAACATAAAAATATTGTCTATAAGGATAGCCTTTTAAAAGATTGGATACGAACAGCCTTTTGGTTGCTCCTTCGACCGGTTTCTCCTCGTTATTTCGCACATAAAATCGAGAAAGAAATTCAAAAATATAGTCGTGAGAATGGTCAGTATATGGCCTTTATCCCTTCTAAATTTAAGGAAAAGGAAGTATTCCCAAGTGGTACCTTTGATAAAACAATTGATTTACCCTTTGAAAATTTAAGCCTTCCAGCACCTGAAAAATTTGATACTATTTTGACACAATTTTATGGAGATTATATGACCCTACCACCTGAAGAAAAACGCTTCTACAGTCATGAATTTCACGCTTATAAATTGGAGGATTAG
- a CDS encoding LicD family protein: MQYLEKEEIKEIQLALLDYIDETCKKHDIPYFLSYGTMLGAIRHKGMIPWDDDIDISLYREDYERLLKVIEEEDHPRYKVLSYDTSSWYFHNFASILDTSTVIEDHVKYKRHDTSLFIDVFPIDRFTDLSIVDKSYKYVALRQLAYIKKSRAVHGDSKLKDFLRLCSWYALRFVNPRYFYKKIDQLVKNAETNTPQYEGGIGIGKEGMKEVFPVDTFKELILTEFEGRMLPVPKKYDQFLTQMYGDYMTPPSKEMQEWYSHSIKAYRKN; the protein is encoded by the coding sequence ATGCAATATTTAGAAAAAGAAGAAATTAAAGAAATTCAACTAGCCCTGCTAGACTATATTGATGAGACTTGTAAGAAACATGATATTCCTTATTTTCTCAGTTATGGAACTATGCTTGGAGCTATCCGCCACAAAGGTATGATTCCTTGGGACGATGATATCGATATTTCCCTTTATCGTGAAGATTATGAGCGCTTATTGAAGGTTATTGAGGAAGAAGACCATCCACGTTATAAGGTTCTCTCCTACGACACTTCTTCTTGGTACTTCCATAATTTCGCATCGATTTTGGATACTTCTACAGTTATCGAAGACCATGTTAAGTACAAGCGTCATGACACCAGTCTCTTTATCGATGTCTTCCCAATTGATCGATTTACAGACTTGAGCATTGTCGACAAGAGCTATAAGTATGTGGCCCTTCGTCAACTAGCTTATATCAAAAAATCACGCGCAGTTCACGGTGATAGTAAATTAAAAGATTTTCTAAGATTATGTAGCTGGTACGCCCTCCGATTTGTCAATCCTCGTTACTTTTACAAGAAAATTGATCAGCTAGTCAAAAATGCTGAAACCAACACTCCTCAATATGAGGGAGGAATTGGTATTGGTAAAGAAGGAATGAAAGAAGTCTTCCCAGTTGATACCTTTAAAGAACTCATCTTAACTGAGTTTGAAGGCCGTATGTTGCCTGTGCCAAAAAAATATGACCAATTTTTAACCCAGATGTATGGAGATTATATGACACCACCATCAAAAGAAATGCAAGAATGGTATAGTCATAGCATTAAAGCTTATCGTAAAAACTGA
- a CDS encoding Nramp family divalent metal transporter: protein MSSYEKVSLSEINQSIDTPNNNRFWQNLRAFLGPGALVAVGYMDPGNWITSVVGGATYKYSLLFVILISSLIAMQLQQMAGKLGIVTKMDLAQATAYHSPKWLRYSLWVILELALMATDLAEVLGSAIALNLLFKIPIMVAILLTILDVFLLLLMMKFGFKKIEAIVTTLILTILVIFTYLVTLSHPSIQGIFGGYLPTSTLFESPAPGHESQLTLALGIVGATVMPHNLYLHSSLSQTRKVNHKDKNDIRKGVRFMTWDSNLQLSLAFVVNSLLLILGAALFFGHASDISAFSQMYNALKDSTIAGAIASSTLSTLFALALLASGQNSTITGTLTGQIVMEGFLHMKLPQWIIRLGTRLFALLPVMIVAVLFGHQETTLDQLLVYSQVFLSIALPFSIFPLIYLTSKKSLMGEFTNAKWNTILGYVVAIILTILNIKLLFDIF, encoded by the coding sequence ATGTCTTCTTATGAAAAGGTCTCACTTTCTGAGATTAATCAATCTATTGATACTCCAAATAATAACCGCTTTTGGCAAAATCTAAGGGCTTTTTTAGGCCCGGGCGCTCTAGTAGCTGTAGGCTATATGGATCCGGGAAACTGGATTACCAGTGTTGTTGGAGGTGCAACCTACAAATACAGCCTCTTGTTTGTCATCTTGATTTCTTCCCTTATTGCTATGCAATTGCAACAAATGGCAGGAAAACTTGGGATTGTGACTAAGATGGATTTAGCACAAGCGACGGCTTATCATTCACCAAAGTGGCTTCGTTATAGTCTGTGGGTTATTTTGGAACTAGCCTTGATGGCAACAGACCTGGCAGAAGTTCTAGGTTCTGCGATTGCTCTCAATCTTCTATTTAAGATTCCAATCATGGTAGCGATTCTGTTAACCATTCTAGATGTATTTCTTTTACTTTTGATGATGAAGTTTGGATTTAAAAAGATTGAAGCTATCGTTACGACCTTGATTTTGACAATCTTGGTGATTTTCACCTACCTTGTGACTTTATCACATCCAAGTATTCAAGGAATTTTTGGAGGTTATTTACCAACATCCACCTTGTTTGAAAGTCCTGCTCCTGGACATGAAAGTCAGTTGACCTTAGCGCTAGGGATTGTTGGAGCGACGGTTATGCCTCATAATTTGTATTTGCATTCATCTTTGTCACAAACTCGAAAAGTCAATCATAAGGATAAGAATGATATTCGTAAAGGTGTACGCTTTATGACATGGGATTCTAATCTTCAGTTATCTCTTGCCTTTGTTGTCAATTCCCTTCTTTTGATCTTAGGTGCAGCTCTCTTTTTCGGCCATGCATCTGATATTTCTGCCTTTTCACAAATGTATAATGCCTTAAAAGATTCTACAATTGCGGGGGCTATAGCTAGTTCGACTCTATCTACTTTATTTGCCTTGGCTCTATTAGCCAGTGGACAAAATTCAACGATTACAGGAACCTTGACAGGACAAATCGTCATGGAAGGTTTCCTACATATGAAATTACCACAATGGATTATCCGACTTGGAACCCGGTTATTTGCCTTACTACCCGTCATGATTGTTGCTGTTTTGTTTGGCCACCAAGAAACAACCTTGGATCAATTATTAGTTTATTCACAAGTTTTTCTTTCCATTGCCCTACCATTTTCTATCTTTCCATTGATTTATCTCACATCTAAGAAATCATTGATGGGCGAATTTACCAATGCAAAGTGGAATACTATCTTAGGATATGTAGTTGCAATCATACTGACTATTCTCAATATTAAGCTTCTTTTCGATATTTTTTAA
- the carB gene encoding carbamoyl-phosphate synthase large subunit: MPKRIDIQKIMVIGSGPIIIGQAAEFDYAGTQACLSLKEEGYEVVLVNSNPATIMTDKEIADKVYIEPITLEFVTRILRKERPDALLPTLGGQTGLNMAMELSKNGILDELGVELLGTKLSAIDQAEDRDLFKQLMEELEQPIPESEIVNTVEEAVAFAATIGYPVIVRPAFTLGGTGGGMCANEEELREIAENGLKLSPVTQCLIERSIAGFKEIEYEVMRDSADNALVVCNMENFDPVGIHTGDSIVFAPAQTMSDYENQMLRDASLSIIRALKIEGGCNVQLALDPHSFKYYVIEVNPRVSRSSALASKATGYPIAKLAAKIAVGLTLDEVINPVTGSTYAMFEPALDYVVAKIPRFPFDKFEKGERRLGTQMKATGEVMAIGRNIEESLLKACRSLEIGVHHNEMPELAAVSDDDLIEKVVKAQDDRLFYVSEAIRRGYTPEEIAELTKIDIFYLDKLLHIFEIEQELGAHPQNLEVLKTAKLNGFSDRKIAELWETTADQVRQLRLENKIVPVYKMVDTCAAEFDSETPYFYSTYGWENESIKSDKESVLVLGSGPIRIGQGVEFDYATVHSVKAIQAAGYEAIIMNSNPETVSTDFSVSDKLYFEPLTFEDVMNVVDLEQPKGVIVQFGGQTAINLAEPLAKAGVTILGTQVADLDRAEDRDLFEQALKDLDIPQPPGQTATNEEEAVLAARKIGFPVLVRPSYVLGGRAMEIVENEEDLRSYMRTAVKASPDHPVLVDSYIVGQECEVDAISDGENVLIPGIMEHIERAGVHSGDSMAVYPPQTLSQMVQETIADYTKRLAIGLNCLGMMNIQFVIKDEKVYVIEVNPRASRTVPFLSKVTNIPMAQVATKLILGQKLEELGYQDGLYPESTRVHIKAPVFSFTKLAKVDSLLGPEMKSTGEVMGSDTTLEKALYKAFEASYLHLPTFGNVVFTIADDAKEEALGLARRFQNIGYGILATEGTAAFFASHGLQAQPVGKIGDDDKDIPSFVRKGRIQAIINTVGTKRTADEDGEQIRRSAIEHGVPLFTALDTANAMLKVLESRSFVTEAI, encoded by the coding sequence ATGCCTAAACGTATTGATATTCAAAAAATTATGGTGATTGGTTCTGGTCCGATTATTATTGGTCAGGCTGCTGAGTTTGACTACGCAGGGACCCAGGCTTGCTTATCGTTGAAAGAGGAAGGTTATGAGGTTGTTTTGGTTAACTCAAACCCTGCAACTATCATGACGGACAAGGAGATTGCGGACAAGGTCTATATTGAACCGATTACACTTGAGTTTGTGACGCGTATTCTTCGTAAGGAACGTCCAGATGCCTTGCTACCAACGCTTGGTGGTCAGACAGGGCTCAATATGGCCATGGAATTGTCTAAGAATGGTATTTTGGATGAGCTTGGTGTTGAGCTTCTGGGTACCAAATTATCTGCCATTGACCAAGCGGAGGACCGTGACCTCTTTAAACAATTGATGGAAGAATTGGAACAACCCATTCCAGAATCTGAAATTGTCAACACAGTAGAAGAAGCAGTTGCCTTTGCAGCAACAATTGGCTACCCAGTCATCGTCCGTCCAGCCTTTACACTTGGTGGTACTGGTGGTGGTATGTGTGCCAACGAGGAAGAATTGCGCGAGATCGCTGAAAATGGTCTGAAGTTGTCACCTGTTACCCAATGTTTGATTGAGCGTTCAATTGCAGGTTTCAAGGAAATAGAATACGAAGTGATGCGTGACTCAGCTGACAATGCTTTGGTTGTTTGTAACATGGAAAACTTTGACCCAGTTGGGATTCACACAGGGGATTCCATCGTATTTGCCCCTGCGCAAACCATGTCAGACTATGAAAACCAAATGCTTCGTGACGCAAGCTTGAGCATTATTCGTGCCCTCAAGATTGAAGGGGGATGTAATGTTCAGCTGGCCCTTGATCCACACAGTTTTAAGTACTATGTCATCGAAGTAAACCCTCGTGTATCACGTTCGTCAGCACTTGCTTCTAAGGCGACAGGGTATCCGATTGCTAAGTTGGCTGCCAAGATTGCAGTAGGTTTGACCTTGGATGAGGTGATCAACCCCGTTACGGGTTCAACCTACGCCATGTTTGAACCAGCTTTGGATTATGTAGTTGCAAAGATTCCACGTTTCCCATTTGACAAGTTTGAAAAGGGTGAACGCCGTCTTGGAACTCAGATGAAGGCGACTGGAGAAGTCATGGCGATTGGCCGTAACATCGAAGAGTCACTTCTTAAGGCTTGTCGCTCCCTTGAAATTGGAGTTCACCACAATGAAATGCCTGAACTTGCAGCAGTTTCAGATGATGACTTGATTGAAAAAGTTGTCAAAGCCCAAGATGACCGTCTCTTCTACGTATCAGAAGCAATTCGTCGTGGCTACACACCAGAAGAAATTGCAGAGCTTACAAAAATCGATATCTTTTATCTCGATAAACTCCTACATATCTTTGAAATTGAGCAAGAATTAGGTGCCCATCCACAAAATCTAGAAGTCTTGAAAACAGCTAAATTGAATGGATTTTCAGACCGTAAGATTGCTGAACTCTGGGAAACGACAGCTGACCAAGTTCGCCAGCTTCGTTTGGAAAACAAGATTGTTCCAGTTTATAAGATGGTAGATACTTGTGCGGCAGAATTTGACTCTGAAACACCATACTTCTATTCAACCTATGGATGGGAAAATGAATCTATCAAGTCTGATAAAGAATCTGTACTTGTTCTAGGTTCTGGTCCAATCCGTATCGGTCAAGGGGTTGAGTTTGACTACGCAACTGTTCACTCTGTTAAGGCTATTCAGGCTGCTGGCTATGAAGCTATCATCATGAACTCAAACCCAGAGACCGTTTCAACCGACTTCTCTGTATCTGATAAGCTCTACTTTGAACCATTGACATTCGAAGATGTCATGAATGTTGTTGATTTAGAGCAACCAAAAGGGGTTATCGTTCAGTTCGGTGGTCAAACAGCCATCAACCTTGCAGAGCCATTGGCAAAAGCGGGTGTTACCATCCTTGGTACACAGGTTGCTGACCTAGACCGTGCCGAAGACCGCGACCTCTTCGAGCAAGCTCTTAAAGATTTGGATATTCCACAGCCACCAGGACAAACGGCTACAAATGAAGAAGAAGCAGTTCTTGCAGCTCGCAAGATTGGTTTCCCAGTCCTCGTTCGTCCATCTTATGTCTTGGGTGGACGTGCAATGGAAATTGTGGAAAATGAAGAAGACCTTCGTTCTTACATGCGAACTGCTGTTAAGGCTAGTCCAGACCACCCAGTTCTTGTTGACTCTTACATCGTTGGGCAAGAGTGCGAAGTTGATGCCATTTCAGACGGAGAAAATGTTCTCATCCCTGGTATCATGGAGCACATCGAACGCGCTGGTGTTCACTCTGGTGACTCAATGGCCGTTTACCCACCACAAACCTTGTCGCAAATGGTGCAAGAAACAATCGCAGACTATACTAAACGTCTAGCAATCGGTCTTAACTGCCTCGGAATGATGAACATTCAGTTTGTCATCAAGGATGAAAAAGTCTACGTTATTGAGGTCAATCCACGTGCCAGCCGTACGGTTCCATTTCTTTCTAAAGTGACCAATATCCCTATGGCTCAAGTAGCAACCAAGCTCATTCTTGGTCAAAAACTTGAAGAACTTGGCTACCAAGATGGACTTTACCCTGAAAGTACTCGAGTTCATATCAAGGCACCTGTCTTCTCCTTTACCAAACTAGCTAAGGTAGACAGCTTACTTGGTCCTGAAATGAAGTCAACAGGTGAAGTTATGGGTTCTGATACGACTTTGGAAAAAGCTCTCTATAAGGCCTTTGAAGCTTCTTACCTCCACTTGCCAACTTTTGGTAACGTTGTATTTACCATCGCTGATGATGCCAAAGAAGAAGCCTTGGGCTTAGCTCGTCGTTTCCAAAATATTGGCTATGGAATCCTCGCGACAGAAGGGACAGCAGCCTTCTTTGCTAGTCATGGATTGCAAGCCCAACCTGTTGGTAAGATTGGTGATGATGATAAGGATATTCCAAGCTTTGTTCGTAAAGGAAGAATCCAAGCTATCATTAATACTGTTGGGACAAAACGAACTGCTGACGAAGATGGTGAGCAAATCCGTCGTTCAGCCATTGAACACGGAGTACCCCTCTTCACAGCCCTAGATACAGCTAACGCCATGCTTAAAGTATTGGAAAGCCGTAGTTTTGTCACAGAAGCAATTTAG
- a CDS encoding carbamoyl phosphate synthase small subunit yields the protein MTKRLLVLEDGTVFEGKAFGADIDVTGEIVFNTGMTGYQESITDQSYNGQILTFTYPLVGNYGINRDDYESIIPTCKGVVVFEEARRASNWRNQMTLDEFLKAKKIPGISGIDTRALTKIIRKHGTMRATLTHVGDSMGHVTDQLQATVLPTDNIKQVSTKTSYPAPGVGLSVVLVDFGLKHSILRELSKRNCNVTVVPYSTTAEEILHLNPDGVMLSNGPGNPEDVPQALDMIRGVQGKIPIFGICMGHQLFAMANGAKTYKMKFGHRGFNHAVREIATGRVDFTSQNHGYAVSREDLPEHLIITHEEINDKSVEGLRHRYQPAFSVQYHPDAAPGPHDASYLFDEFIEMMEAFKQSN from the coding sequence ATGACAAAAAGACTTCTAGTATTAGAAGATGGCACAGTTTTTGAAGGCAAGGCCTTCGGAGCAGATATTGATGTAACAGGTGAAATCGTCTTTAACACAGGGATGACCGGCTATCAAGAATCCATTACAGACCAGTCTTATAATGGACAAATCTTGACCTTTACTTATCCTTTGGTAGGAAATTATGGAATTAACCGTGATGATTACGAATCCATTATTCCAACTTGTAAGGGAGTTGTTGTTTTCGAAGAAGCACGTAGAGCTAGTAACTGGCGCAACCAAATGACCTTGGATGAATTTTTGAAAGCCAAGAAAATTCCTGGTATTTCAGGAATTGATACGCGTGCACTTACCAAGATTATCCGTAAGCATGGTACCATGCGTGCAACCTTGACCCATGTTGGGGATAGTATGGGCCATGTGACGGACCAGCTCCAAGCAACGGTATTGCCGACAGACAATATTAAGCAGGTTTCTACTAAAACATCCTATCCAGCTCCAGGAGTTGGTTTGAGCGTGGTGCTAGTGGACTTTGGTCTCAAGCACTCAATCCTACGTGAACTTTCTAAGCGTAACTGTAACGTGACGGTTGTTCCTTATTCGACAACAGCGGAAGAAATTCTCCACCTCAATCCTGACGGAGTGATGTTGTCAAATGGTCCAGGTAACCCAGAAGATGTTCCACAAGCACTCGACATGATTCGTGGTGTGCAAGGGAAAATTCCAATCTTTGGTATCTGTATGGGGCACCAACTCTTTGCTATGGCAAACGGGGCAAAGACCTACAAGATGAAATTTGGTCACCGTGGCTTTAACCATGCAGTACGTGAAATTGCCACAGGACGCGTAGATTTTACCAGCCAAAACCATGGTTATGCAGTTAGCCGTGAGGATTTGCCAGAGCATTTGATTATCACCCACGAAGAAATCAATGACAAGTCAGTTGAAGGTTTGCGTCACAGATACCAACCTGCTTTCTCTGTTCAATATCATCCAGATGCAGCCCCTGGTCCTCATGATGCAAGCTACCTATTTGACGAGTTTATCGAGATGATGGAAGCTTTTAAACAATCAAACTAA
- a CDS encoding aspartate carbamoyltransferase catalytic subunit: MSENQQALNHVVSMEDLTVDQVMKLIKRGIEFKNGAQLPYEDHPIVSNLFFEDSTRTHKSFEVAEIKLGLERLDFDVKTSSVNKGETLYDTILTLSALGVDVCVIRHPEVDYYRELIASPTITTSIINGGDGSGQHPSQSLLDLMTIYEEFGHFEGLKVAIAGDLDHSRVAKSNMQILKRLGAELYFAGPEEWRSQEFADYGQFVTIDDIIDQVDVMMFLRVQHERHDSGAVFSKEDYHAQHGLTQERYERLKETAILMHPAPVNRDVEIADHLVEAPKSRIVQQMTNGVFVRMAILESVLASRNAN; this comes from the coding sequence ATGTCAGAAAATCAACAAGCATTGAACCATGTGGTGTCCATGGAAGACCTCACTGTCGATCAAGTGATGAAATTGATCAAGCGAGGAATTGAGTTTAAAAATGGAGCTCAGCTTCCTTATGAAGACCATCCGATTGTTTCCAATCTTTTCTTTGAGGATTCTACACGGACGCATAAGTCCTTTGAAGTGGCAGAGATTAAACTGGGATTGGAGCGACTTGACTTTGATGTGAAGACTAGCTCAGTCAATAAGGGTGAAACACTTTATGATACTATTTTAACCTTATCTGCTTTAGGAGTGGATGTCTGTGTGATTCGCCACCCAGAGGTTGACTACTACAGAGAGTTAATTGCTAGTCCGACGATTACGACTTCCATCATCAATGGTGGAGATGGTTCGGGACAACATCCTAGCCAGAGCTTGCTGGATTTGATGACTATTTATGAGGAATTTGGTCACTTTGAGGGTCTCAAGGTTGCGATTGCAGGTGACTTGGACCACTCACGCGTTGCTAAATCCAATATGCAGATTTTGAAACGCTTGGGAGCTGAACTTTACTTTGCTGGACCTGAGGAATGGAGAAGTCAAGAGTTTGCAGACTATGGACAGTTTGTAACCATTGATGACATCATTGATCAGGTGGATGTCATGATGTTTCTCCGTGTGCAACATGAACGCCATGATAGTGGTGCAGTTTTTTCAAAAGAAGACTACCATGCCCAACATGGCTTGACTCAAGAACGTTACGAACGCTTAAAAGAAACAGCAATCCTCATGCACCCAGCTCCAGTCAATCGTGATGTAGAAATCGCAGATCACTTGGTTGAAGCACCAAAATCACGGATTGTCCAACAAATGACCAATGGTGTTTTTGTTCGAATGGCAATCTTAGAATCCGTACTGGCGAGTAGAAACGCCAACTAA